From the Chloroflexota bacterium genome, the window CGGCTAATCTCCCTCTGTTCGGCCGCCTGGTGATGTGACTGGCCCTGGACTGGGAAGGAAATCGGGACGGGATCGTACCCGCCGGGATGGAGCGGATGACAGCGCGACAGCCGCTTCAGTCCCAGCCAGCCGCCTCGTAACACACCATAGCGCTCGATCGCCTCATACGTGTATTGCGAGCAGGTGGGCGTGAACCGACAACTCGGTGGGAGGGCCGGGGAGATCACGCGTTGATAGAAGCGAATCAAGCTTAGGATGGCTCTCTTCATTCCTGACCGCCTGCCGCG encodes:
- the yidD gene encoding membrane protein insertion efficiency factor YidD; amino-acid sequence: MKRAILSLIRFYQRVISPALPPSCRFTPTCSQYTYEAIERYGVLRGGWLGLKRLSRCHPLHPGGYDPVPISFPVQGQSHHQAAEQREISR